From Phragmites australis chromosome 5, lpPhrAust1.1, whole genome shotgun sequence, a single genomic window includes:
- the LOC133918348 gene encoding L-arabinokinase-like has protein sequence MRVRDGDGEQEEAAATAPQQHLVFAYYITGHGFGHATRALEVVRHLIAAGHDVHVVTAAPEFVFTTEITSPRLHIRKVLLDCGAVQADALTVDRLASLEKYHQTAVVPRESILKTEVEWLDSIKADLVVSDVVPVACRAAADAGIRSVCITNFSWDFIYAEYVVAAGHPHRSIVWQIAEDYSHCEFLLRLPGYCPMPAFRDVIDVPLVVRRLHKSRSEVRKELGIADDVKVVIFNFGGQPAGWELKKEWLPDGWLCLVCGASDTKELPPNFIKLAKDAYTPDLMAASDCMLGKIGYGTVSEAMAYKLPFVFVRRDYFNEEPFLRNMLEHYQCGIEMIRRDLLTGHWKPYLLRAITLQPCYDGPINGGKVAAHILQDTAVGKKYISGKLSGARRLRDAIVLGYQLQRAPGRDVGIPDWYSLSEKEIGVRPTPTSHDMNGSAESSFEDFEILHGDMQGLTDTMSFLKSLSGLVGNDPRSPEKQPRERAAASVLFDWEEEIYVARAPGRLDVMGGIADYSGSLVLQMPIREACHVAVQRSDPIKQKQWKHTQARQVANGGAMPVLQIVSFGSELSNRAPTFDMDLSDFIYGDKPISYDNAKEYFSLDPSQKWAAYVAGTVLVLMTELGVRFTDSMSILVSSSVPEGKGVSSSASVEVATMSAIAAAYGLNIDPRDLALLCQKVENCVVGAPCGVMDQMTSACGEANKLLAMVCQPAEVKELVSIPTHIRFWGLDSGIRHSVGGTDYGSVRVGTYMGRQMIKCAASDLLSESLPLCVPMLSGGTNPDEYEEHAVDLMKSEASMDYLCNLPPHRYEAVYAKGIPEIITGDAFLEKYGDHNDAVTVVDPKRSYSVKAPTRHPVYENFRVEAFKALLTATKTDEQLSALGELMYQCHYSYNACGLGSDGTDRLVNLVQEIQHKKTSRTGGPSLFGAKITGGGSGGSVCVIGKNCIRSSEEIFEIQRRYKAATGYLPIVFEGSSPGAGKFGYLKIRRRSM, from the exons ATGAGGGTTCGGGATGGCGACGGCgagcaggaggaggcggcggcgaccgcGCCGCAGCAGCACCTCGTCTTCGCCTATTACATCACCGGCCACGGCTTCGGCCACGCCACCCGCGCCCTCGAG GTGGTGAGGCACCTGATCGCCGCGGGGCACGACGTGCACGTGGTCACCGCCGCGCCGGAGTTCGTCTTCACCACCGAGATCACCTCCCCACGCCTCCACATCCGCAAGGTCCTGCTCGACTGCGGCGCCGTCCAGGCCGACGCCCTCACGGTCGACCGCCTCGCCTCCCTCGAGAAG TATCACCAGACGGCCGTGGTGCCCCGGGAGTCGATCCTCAAGACCGAAGTGGAGTGGCTCGACTCGATCAAGGCCGACCTAGTG GTTTCAGATGTTGTCCCCGTGGCGTGTAGGGCGGCTGCAGATGCTGGCATTCGATCCGTGTGCATCACGAATTTCAG CTGGGACTTCATTTATGCAGAGTATGTTGTAGCAGCTGGACACCCTCATCGATCAATTGTGTGGCAG ATAGCAGAGGATTACTCACATTGTGAATTCTTGCTCCGACTCCCTGGATACTGTCCTA TGCCCGCTTTCCGTGATGTCATTGATGTTCCTCTTGTGGTCAGGAGATTGCACAAATCTAGATCCGAG GTGAGAAAGGAACTGGGAATTGCAGATGATGTTAAGGTGGTCATTTTCAACTTTGGAGGACAG CCTGCAGGATGGGAACTGAAGAAAGAGTGGTTGCCTGATGGTTGGCTCTGTTTG GTATGTGGTGCATCTGATACTAAAGAACTTCCTCCAAATTTCATTAAGCTTGCAAAGGATGCCTACACACCTGATTTAATGGCAGCATCTGACTGCATGCTTG GGAAAATTGGATATGGCACCGTGAGTGAGGCTATGGCTTACAAGCTGCCATTTGTATTTGTTCGTAGAGATTATTTCAATGAAGAACCATTTTTGCGGAATATGCTTGAG CACTATCAATGTGGCATTGAGATGATACGGAGAGATTTACTTACTGGACATTGGAAACCTTATCTCCTGCGTGCTATAACACTTCAGCCCTGCTATGATGGCCCCATAAATGGTGGCAAG GTGGCTGCACATATCCTCCAGGATACTGCTGTCGGGAAGAAGTATATTTCCGGTAAG TTAAGCGGAGCAAGACGATTGCGTGATGCCATAGTGCTAGGATATCAACTACAAAGGGCGCCAGGGAGAGATGTAGGAATTCCTGACTGGTATTCTCTCTCTGAGAAAGAAATTGGTGTTCGTCCAACACCCACATCTCATGATATGAATGGAAGTGCAGAATC ATCTTTTGAGGACTTCGAGATACTCCACGGTGATATGCAAGGATTAACTGATACCATGTCCTTTTTGAAGAGTTTATCAGGACTTGTTGGAAATGATCCAAGGAGCCCTGAGAAGCAACCTCGCGAGAGGGCCGCTGCTTCTGTGCTCTTTGACTGGGAG GAGGAAATATATGTTGCAAGAGCACCTGGACGGTTAGATGTCATGGGTGGTATTGCAGATTATTCAGGTAGTCTTGTACTGCAG ATGCCCATTCGAGAGGCATGCCATGTTGCTGTTCAGAGAAGTGATCCTATCAAGCAGAAGCAATGGAAGCATACACAGGCTAGACAAGTAGCAAATGGAGGAGCAATGCCAGTGTTACAAATT GTATCATTTGGTTCTGAATTAAGTAACCGTGCACCAACTTTCGACATGGACCTGTCTGATTTTATTTATGGTGACAAACCAATATCCTATGATAATGCCAAAGAATATTTTTCTCTGGACCCCTCCCAAAA ATGGGCTGCCTATGTTGCTGGAACTGTTCTTGTGTTGATGACTGAGCTAGGGGTGCGCTTCACAGACAGCATGAGCATTTTG GTTTCTTCGTCTGTCCCTGAAGGCAAAGGTGTCTCCTCTTCTGCATCAGTGGAAGTAGCAACAATGTCTGCTATCGCTGCTGCATATG GTTTAAATATTGATCCAAGAGACCTTGCTTTACTCTGTCAGAAG GTTGAGAACTGTGTTGTTGGCGCTCCTTGTGGGGTGATGGACCAAATGACATCAGCTTGTGGAGAAGCTAACAAACTCCTTGCAATGGTTTGCCAG CCTGCAGAAGTGAAAGAGCTGGTTAGCATTCCAACTCATATACGATTTTGGGGTCTTGACTCTGGGATACGACATAG TGTTGGTGGCACTGATTACGGGTCTGTAAGAGTAGGCACATACATGGGCCGCCAGATGATCAAGTGTGCTGCATCTGACCTACTTTCAGAATCATTGCCCTTATGTGTACCTATGCTATCAGGCGGCACAAATCCTGACGAATATGAAGAACATGCTGTAGATCTTATGAAATCTGAAGCATCTATGGATTATTTGTGCAACCTACCACCTCATAG ATATGAAGCTGTTTACGCAAAAGGTATTCCGGAGATCATAACTGGGGATGCATTTTTGGAGAAGTATGGAGATCATAATGACGCTGTAACAGTAGTTGACCCAAAGCGGTCTTACAGTGTGAAGGCTCCTACTAGACATCCCGTATACGAGAATTTCCGAGTTGAG GCGTTCAAAGCATTGTTAACAGCAACCAAGACAGACGAGCAACTTTCAGCCCTTGGAGAACTTATGTACCAG TGCCACTACAGCTACAATGCTTGCGGGCTTGGTTCTGACGGTACCGATAGGCTGGTCAATCTAGTACAAGAAATCCAGCACAAGAAGACTTCACGGACTGGAGGTCCTAGTCTATTTGGTGCGAAGATCACTGGTGGAGGGTCCGGCGGCTCAGTTTGTGTAATTGGGAAAAATTGCATTAGAAGCAGCGAAGAGATCTTTGAG ATTCAGAGAAGATACAAAGCAGCTACTGGGTACCTACCTATTGTTTTCGAGGGCTCATCTCCAGGCGCCGGCAAGTTTGGATATCTGAAGATTCGACGCCGATCCATGTAG
- the LOC133918345 gene encoding auxin response factor 5-like isoform X2, translating to MCGHFVIYFEPKRHLLTTGWSLFVGGKRLFAGDSVIFVRDERHQLLLGIRRASRQPTNISSSVLSSDSMHIGVLAAAAHAAANNSPFTIFYNPRASPTEFVIPFAKYQKALHSNQISLGTRFRMMFETEELGTRRYMGTITGISDLDPVRWKTSQWRNLQVGWDESAAGERRNRVSMWEIEPIAAPFFICPQPFFGVKRPRQLDDDSSEMENLFKRSMPWLGEEICIKGAQTQNTTMPGLSLVQWMNMNRQQSSSLASTGIQSEYMRSLSSPAMQNLGTTELARQLYVQNHLLQQSSAQLNSPKLPQQMQPINELSKGALSFNQLDAITNHQEQKQDAGNQQRQQQSINQAIPLSQAQANLVQAKAIIQNQMQRQQQQQQQSSPLENQQGTSGQQLLLSQQQQEQNLQLQQQQHLLLQQLQWQQQQNQQQPNKLPGLLVNLAGQQTQLSDQELQLQLLLKLQQQSLISQPAVTLSQLPLIQEQQKLLLDMQQQLSSSHSLVLQRMMPQQDSKVSLQASQMPPPMKQEQQQQQKLSHKQIALADVSDVAFPLISSTNVVSKAGSPLMIPGAAHSVLTEEIPSCSTSPSTTNGNHLAHPTIGGNEHCKINTEKVFQSTALMSIPTSVEAVPATPIMTKELAKLNHNVKENVITSKSLTGGTGPENLVNIVPSTDNLETASSATSLWPTQTDGLLHQGFPASNFNQQQMFKDALPDVEIQGVDPTNSAFFGINNDAPLGFPMETEGLLISALNPVKSQNHMSVKSQNHMPIDVENNYQMQKDAQQEISTSMVSQSFGQSDIAFNSIDSAINDGALLNRNSWPSAPPPQRMRTFTKVYKRGAVGRSIDIGRFSGYEELKHALARMFGIEGQLEDRQRIGWKLVYKDLEDDILLLGDDPWEEFMNCVRCIRILSPQEVQQMSLDGDLGNNVLSNQACSSSDGGNAWRPRCDQNPGNPSIGFFDQFE from the exons ATGTGTGGACATTTCGTCATATATTTCGAG CCCAAAAGACATTTACTCACTACCGGCTGGAGCCTTTTCGTGGGTGGCAAGAGACTATTTGCTGGTGATTCGGTCATTTTCGTTAG GGACGAAAGGCACCAACTTCTACTAGGAATCAGGCGGGCTAGCCGACAACCCACTAATATATCTTCTTCAGTACTTTCAAGTGACAGTATGCACATAGGAGTGCTTGCTGCAGCGGCCCATGCTGCTGCCAATAATAGTCCGTTTACCATATTTTACAACCCCAG GGCTAGTCCTACTGAATTTGTTATCCCATTTGCCAAATACCAGAAGGCACTGCATAGTAACCAGATATCTTTAGGAACACGCTTCCGGATGATGTTCGAGACAGAGGAATTAGGAACAAGAAG GTACATGGGTACGATAACAGGTATAAGTGATCTAGATCCTGTACGATGGAAAACCTCCCAGTGGCGCAACTTACAA GTTGGCTGGGATGAGTCTGCAGCAGGTGAAAGGCGGAACAGAGTTTCAATGTGGGAGATTGAACCGATTGCTGCTCCTTTCTTCATATGCCCCCAGCCTTTCTTTGGTGTGAAGCGCCCGAGGCAATTAG ATGACGATTCATCAGAGATGGAAAACCTTTTTAAGAGGTCAATGCCTTGGCTTGGTGAGGAGATATGCATAAAGGGCGCTCAGACCCAGAACACTACAATGCCTGGTCTGAGCTTGGTTCAATGGATGAACATGAACAGGCAACAGAGCTCCTCATTAGCTAGCACGGGCATACAGTCCGAGTACATGCGATCTCTAAGTAGCCCTGCCATGCAAAATCTTGGCACCACTGAGCTTGCAAGGCAGTTGTATGTGCAGAACCATCTTCTGCAACAAAGCAGCGCACAGCTTAATTCTCCCAAACTCCCTCAGCAAATGCAACCTATCAATGAGCTGTCCAAGGGAGCGCTGTCGTTTAATCAACTTGATGCCATCACCAATCATCAAGAACAGAAGCAAGATGCTGGCAACCAGCAGAGGCAACAGCAGTCCATCAACCAAGCAATTCCTTTGAGCCAAGCTCAAGCCAATCTTGTCCAGGCCAAGGCAATTATCCAGAATCAGatgcagcggcagcagcagcaacaacaacagtcATCTCCACTTGAGAACCAGCAAGGGACCAGTGGCCAACAGCTGCTTCTTTCCCAGCAACAAcaggaacaaaatttgcaactgCAGCAACAACAGCATCTTTTACTTCAGCAACTGCAGTGGCAGCAGCAACAGAATCAGCAGCAGCCTAATAAGTTGCCTGGTCTGCTAGTGAATCTGGCTGGCCAGCAGACTCAGTTGTCTGACCAGGAGCTTCAGTTGCAGCTATTACTGAAACTACAGCAGCAATCACTCATATCACAGCCAGCAGTTACACTTTCACAATTGCCGCTAATCCAGGAACAGCAGAAGTTACTTTTGGACATGCAACAGCAGCTGTCAAGTTCACATTCACTTGTCCTGCAGCGGATGATGCCTCAGCAAGATAGCAAAGTTTCTCTGCAGGCATCACAAATGCCACCACCAATGAAGCAggagcaacagcaacagcagaAGCTTTCGCATAAACAAATTGCACTTGCAGATGTGTCAGATGTTGCCTTTCCACTGATCTCATCAACCAATGTCGTCTCGAAAGCTGGAAGCCCCTTGATGATTCCGGGTGCTGCACATTCTGTACTTACTGAAGAAATTCCTTCTTGCTCAACATCACCTTCCACAACTAATGGAAATCATTTAGCACACCCAACCATAGGTGGGAACGAGCATTGCAAGATCAACACAGAAAAGGTGTTCCAATCAACTGCTCTGATGTCAATTCCAACCTCTGTGGAAGCTGTACCAGCAACTCCAATAATGACCAAGGAACTGGCGAAGTTGAACCATAATGTGAAGGAGAATGTGATCACCTCAAAGTCACTCACTGGTGGGACTGGTCCTGAAAATCTTGTGAATATTGTGCCATCAACAGACAACCTGGAAACAGCTTCATCAGCAACTTCATTATGGCCTACCCAAACAGATGGACTTTTGCATCAAGGCTTCCCCGCTTCTAACTTCAATCAGCAGCAAATGTTCAAAGATGCACTTCCAGATGTGGAAATTCAAGGTGTGGATCCAACTAACAGTGCCTTCTTTGGGATCAACAATGATGCCCCTTTAGGTTTTCCTATGGAAACGGAAGGCTTGTTGATAAGTGCACTGAATCCTGTTAAGTCTCAGAATCATATGTCTGTTAAGTCTCAGAATCATATGCCAATTGATGTTGAGAACAATTACCAAATGCAAAAGGATGCTCAGCAAGAGATATCAACCTCCATGGTTTCACAATCATTCGGTCAGTCTGATATAGCTTTCAATTCCATTGATTCTGCGATCAACGATGGTGCCTTGTTGAACAGAAATTCTTGGCCCTCTGCACCTCCACCCCAGAGAATGCGGACATTCACTAAG GTGTACAAACGTGGAGCTGTAGGCCGATCCATTGACATAGGTAGATTCTCTGGATATGAAGAATTGAAGCATGCTTTGGCTCGCATGTTTGGTATAGAGGGCCAACTTGAAGACCGACAAAGAATAGGCTGGAAGCTAGTCTACAAGGATCTTGAGGATGACATACTGCTTCTCGGTGATGACCCATGGGA GGAGTTTATGAACTGTGTGAGGTGCATTAGGATCCTATCCCCTCAAGAAGTGCAACAGATGAGCTTAGATGGTGATTTGGGGAACAATGTCCTCTCCAACCAGGCTTGCAGCAGCTCAGATGGTGGGAACGCCTGGAGGCCTCGCTGTGACCAGAACCCTGGTAATCCTTCCATCGGCTTCTTTGACCAATTCGAATGA
- the LOC133918345 gene encoding auxin response factor 5-like isoform X1: protein MKQSPASSAVTPAAAAASAGGGPCEGERKAPAINADLWYACAGPLVSLPPVGSLVVYFPQGHSEQVAASMQKDIDAHVPSYPNLPSKLICLLHSVILHADTDTDEVYAQMTLQPVNTYGKEALQLSELALKQARPQNEFFCKTLTASDTSTHGGFSVPRRAAEKILPPLDFNMQPPAQELQARDIHDNVWTFRHIFRGQPKRHLLTTGWSLFVGGKRLFAGDSVIFVRDERHQLLLGIRRASRQPTNISSSVLSSDSMHIGVLAAAAHAAANNSPFTIFYNPRASPTEFVIPFAKYQKALHSNQISLGTRFRMMFETEELGTRRYMGTITGISDLDPVRWKTSQWRNLQVGWDESAAGERRNRVSMWEIEPIAAPFFICPQPFFGVKRPRQLDDDSSEMENLFKRSMPWLGEEICIKGAQTQNTTMPGLSLVQWMNMNRQQSSSLASTGIQSEYMRSLSSPAMQNLGTTELARQLYVQNHLLQQSSAQLNSPKLPQQMQPINELSKGALSFNQLDAITNHQEQKQDAGNQQRQQQSINQAIPLSQAQANLVQAKAIIQNQMQRQQQQQQQSSPLENQQGTSGQQLLLSQQQQEQNLQLQQQQHLLLQQLQWQQQQNQQQPNKLPGLLVNLAGQQTQLSDQELQLQLLLKLQQQSLISQPAVTLSQLPLIQEQQKLLLDMQQQLSSSHSLVLQRMMPQQDSKVSLQASQMPPPMKQEQQQQQKLSHKQIALADVSDVAFPLISSTNVVSKAGSPLMIPGAAHSVLTEEIPSCSTSPSTTNGNHLAHPTIGGNEHCKINTEKVFQSTALMSIPTSVEAVPATPIMTKELAKLNHNVKENVITSKSLTGGTGPENLVNIVPSTDNLETASSATSLWPTQTDGLLHQGFPASNFNQQQMFKDALPDVEIQGVDPTNSAFFGINNDAPLGFPMETEGLLISALNPVKSQNHMSVKSQNHMPIDVENNYQMQKDAQQEISTSMVSQSFGQSDIAFNSIDSAINDGALLNRNSWPSAPPPQRMRTFTKVYKRGAVGRSIDIGRFSGYEELKHALARMFGIEGQLEDRQRIGWKLVYKDLEDDILLLGDDPWEEFMNCVRCIRILSPQEVQQMSLDGDLGNNVLSNQACSSSDGGNAWRPRCDQNPGNPSIGFFDQFE from the exons ATGAAGCAGTCCCCGGCGAGCTCTGCTGTCAcccccgcggccgcggccgcctccGCCGGCGGGGGGCCATGCGAAG GGGAGCGGAAGGCGCCGGCGATCAACGCGGACCTGTGGTACGCCTGCGCGGGCCCGCTCGTGTCGCTGCCGCCGGTGGGCAGCCTCGTCGTCTACTTCCCGCAGGGCCACAGCGAGCAG GTTGCAGCCTCTATGCAAAAGGATATTGATGCACATGTGCCAAGCTACCCAAATCTTCCCTCGAAGTTGATATGTCTTCTTCATAGTGTTATTTTGCAT GCAGACACAGACACTGATGAGGTGTATGCACAAATGACTCTTCAGCCAGTGAACACG TATGGAAAAGAGGCTTTACAGCTTTCAGAGCTTGCACTAAAACAAGCAAGGCCACAGAATGAGTTCTTCTGTAAGACGCTTACTGCAAGTGACACAAGTACACATGGAGGCTTCTCTGTGCCTCGCCGTGCTGCAGAGAAGATATTACCTCCACTG GACTTCAATATGCAGCCTCCAGCACAAGAATTGCAAGCCAGAGACATACACGACAATGTGTGGACATTTCGTCATATATTTCGAG GTCAGCCCAAAAGACATTTACTCACTACCGGCTGGAGCCTTTTCGTGGGTGGCAAGAGACTATTTGCTGGTGATTCGGTCATTTTCGTTAG GGACGAAAGGCACCAACTTCTACTAGGAATCAGGCGGGCTAGCCGACAACCCACTAATATATCTTCTTCAGTACTTTCAAGTGACAGTATGCACATAGGAGTGCTTGCTGCAGCGGCCCATGCTGCTGCCAATAATAGTCCGTTTACCATATTTTACAACCCCAG GGCTAGTCCTACTGAATTTGTTATCCCATTTGCCAAATACCAGAAGGCACTGCATAGTAACCAGATATCTTTAGGAACACGCTTCCGGATGATGTTCGAGACAGAGGAATTAGGAACAAGAAG GTACATGGGTACGATAACAGGTATAAGTGATCTAGATCCTGTACGATGGAAAACCTCCCAGTGGCGCAACTTACAA GTTGGCTGGGATGAGTCTGCAGCAGGTGAAAGGCGGAACAGAGTTTCAATGTGGGAGATTGAACCGATTGCTGCTCCTTTCTTCATATGCCCCCAGCCTTTCTTTGGTGTGAAGCGCCCGAGGCAATTAG ATGACGATTCATCAGAGATGGAAAACCTTTTTAAGAGGTCAATGCCTTGGCTTGGTGAGGAGATATGCATAAAGGGCGCTCAGACCCAGAACACTACAATGCCTGGTCTGAGCTTGGTTCAATGGATGAACATGAACAGGCAACAGAGCTCCTCATTAGCTAGCACGGGCATACAGTCCGAGTACATGCGATCTCTAAGTAGCCCTGCCATGCAAAATCTTGGCACCACTGAGCTTGCAAGGCAGTTGTATGTGCAGAACCATCTTCTGCAACAAAGCAGCGCACAGCTTAATTCTCCCAAACTCCCTCAGCAAATGCAACCTATCAATGAGCTGTCCAAGGGAGCGCTGTCGTTTAATCAACTTGATGCCATCACCAATCATCAAGAACAGAAGCAAGATGCTGGCAACCAGCAGAGGCAACAGCAGTCCATCAACCAAGCAATTCCTTTGAGCCAAGCTCAAGCCAATCTTGTCCAGGCCAAGGCAATTATCCAGAATCAGatgcagcggcagcagcagcaacaacaacagtcATCTCCACTTGAGAACCAGCAAGGGACCAGTGGCCAACAGCTGCTTCTTTCCCAGCAACAAcaggaacaaaatttgcaactgCAGCAACAACAGCATCTTTTACTTCAGCAACTGCAGTGGCAGCAGCAACAGAATCAGCAGCAGCCTAATAAGTTGCCTGGTCTGCTAGTGAATCTGGCTGGCCAGCAGACTCAGTTGTCTGACCAGGAGCTTCAGTTGCAGCTATTACTGAAACTACAGCAGCAATCACTCATATCACAGCCAGCAGTTACACTTTCACAATTGCCGCTAATCCAGGAACAGCAGAAGTTACTTTTGGACATGCAACAGCAGCTGTCAAGTTCACATTCACTTGTCCTGCAGCGGATGATGCCTCAGCAAGATAGCAAAGTTTCTCTGCAGGCATCACAAATGCCACCACCAATGAAGCAggagcaacagcaacagcagaAGCTTTCGCATAAACAAATTGCACTTGCAGATGTGTCAGATGTTGCCTTTCCACTGATCTCATCAACCAATGTCGTCTCGAAAGCTGGAAGCCCCTTGATGATTCCGGGTGCTGCACATTCTGTACTTACTGAAGAAATTCCTTCTTGCTCAACATCACCTTCCACAACTAATGGAAATCATTTAGCACACCCAACCATAGGTGGGAACGAGCATTGCAAGATCAACACAGAAAAGGTGTTCCAATCAACTGCTCTGATGTCAATTCCAACCTCTGTGGAAGCTGTACCAGCAACTCCAATAATGACCAAGGAACTGGCGAAGTTGAACCATAATGTGAAGGAGAATGTGATCACCTCAAAGTCACTCACTGGTGGGACTGGTCCTGAAAATCTTGTGAATATTGTGCCATCAACAGACAACCTGGAAACAGCTTCATCAGCAACTTCATTATGGCCTACCCAAACAGATGGACTTTTGCATCAAGGCTTCCCCGCTTCTAACTTCAATCAGCAGCAAATGTTCAAAGATGCACTTCCAGATGTGGAAATTCAAGGTGTGGATCCAACTAACAGTGCCTTCTTTGGGATCAACAATGATGCCCCTTTAGGTTTTCCTATGGAAACGGAAGGCTTGTTGATAAGTGCACTGAATCCTGTTAAGTCTCAGAATCATATGTCTGTTAAGTCTCAGAATCATATGCCAATTGATGTTGAGAACAATTACCAAATGCAAAAGGATGCTCAGCAAGAGATATCAACCTCCATGGTTTCACAATCATTCGGTCAGTCTGATATAGCTTTCAATTCCATTGATTCTGCGATCAACGATGGTGCCTTGTTGAACAGAAATTCTTGGCCCTCTGCACCTCCACCCCAGAGAATGCGGACATTCACTAAG GTGTACAAACGTGGAGCTGTAGGCCGATCCATTGACATAGGTAGATTCTCTGGATATGAAGAATTGAAGCATGCTTTGGCTCGCATGTTTGGTATAGAGGGCCAACTTGAAGACCGACAAAGAATAGGCTGGAAGCTAGTCTACAAGGATCTTGAGGATGACATACTGCTTCTCGGTGATGACCCATGGGA GGAGTTTATGAACTGTGTGAGGTGCATTAGGATCCTATCCCCTCAAGAAGTGCAACAGATGAGCTTAGATGGTGATTTGGGGAACAATGTCCTCTCCAACCAGGCTTGCAGCAGCTCAGATGGTGGGAACGCCTGGAGGCCTCGCTGTGACCAGAACCCTGGTAATCCTTCCATCGGCTTCTTTGACCAATTCGAATGA